A region from the Arachis ipaensis cultivar K30076 chromosome B01, Araip1.1, whole genome shotgun sequence genome encodes:
- the LOC107647989 gene encoding uncharacterized protein LOC107647989, whose translation MNAEASATQTRVETVEYRSSAGQPQEQRKVEVIHQHQHHPNTTTKTKTSGGILTEAAAAVSSTLESAKDALSKN comes from the coding sequence ATGAACGCAGAAGCAAGTGCCACTCAAACAAGGGTGGAGACGGTGGAATATCGATCCTCGGCCGGGCAACCGCAAGAACAGAGGAAGGTGGAGGTGATTCACCAGCACCAGCACCATCCCAACACCACcaccaaaaccaaaaccagcGGTGGCATTCTTACTGAAGCCGCAGCTGCCGTGTCGTCTACTCTGGAGTCTGCAAAGGATGCCTTGTCCAAGAATTAA
- the LOC107627172 gene encoding ADP-ribosylation factor 1 isoform X3 codes for MGLMISRLFRMLYSKKEMRILMVGLDAAGKTTILYKLKLGEIVTTIPTIGFNVETVEYKNVSFTVWDVGGQDKIRPLWRHYFQNTQGLIFVVDSNDRERISEARDELHRMLSEIELRDATLLVFANKQDLPNAMSVSEITDKLGLHSLRQRRWYIQATCAPSGQGLYEGLDWLSSNISTK; via the exons ATGGGTTTGATGATATCACGGCTATTCAGAATGCTGTATTCAAAGAAAGAAATGAGGATTCTCATGGTGGGTCTTGATGCTGCTGGCAAAACCACCATACTCTATAAGCTGAAACTTGGAGAAATTGTCACTACCATACCAACCATAG GTTTCAATGTTGAGACTGTTGAGTACAAGAATGTTAGCTTCACAGTTTGGGATGTTGGAGGACAAGACAAG ATTCGACCACTGTGGAGACATTATTTTCAGAACACACAAGGGCTTATCTTTGTGGTAGATAGCAATGACAGAGAAAGAATTTCTGAAGCCAGAGATGAACTCCATAGGATGCTAAGTGAG ATTGAACTTCGCGACGCAACATTGCTAGTTTTTGCCAATAAGCAAGACCTTCCAAATGCCATGAGTGTTTCAGAAATAACAGATAAACTCGGTTTGCATTCGCTTCGCCAGCGCCGCTG GTACATTCAGGCAACTTGTGCTCCATCTGGCCAAGGACTATACGAAGGGCTTGATTGGTTATCCAGTAACATATCCACCAAG
- the LOC107627172 gene encoding ADP-ribosylation factor 1 isoform X2, producing MGLMISRLFRMLYSKKEMRILMVGLDAAGKTTILYKLKLGEIVTTIPTIGFNVETVEYKNVSFTVWDVGGQDKIRPLWRHYFQNTQGLIFVVDSNDRERISEARDELHRMLSEIELRDATLLVFANKQDLPNAMSVSEITDKLGLHSLRQRRWYIQATCAPSGQGLYEGLDWLSSNISTKWSRLLLRQRPTCSYGMELTSEFFVMKWG from the exons ATGGGTTTGATGATATCACGGCTATTCAGAATGCTGTATTCAAAGAAAGAAATGAGGATTCTCATGGTGGGTCTTGATGCTGCTGGCAAAACCACCATACTCTATAAGCTGAAACTTGGAGAAATTGTCACTACCATACCAACCATAG GTTTCAATGTTGAGACTGTTGAGTACAAGAATGTTAGCTTCACAGTTTGGGATGTTGGAGGACAAGACAAG ATTCGACCACTGTGGAGACATTATTTTCAGAACACACAAGGGCTTATCTTTGTGGTAGATAGCAATGACAGAGAAAGAATTTCTGAAGCCAGAGATGAACTCCATAGGATGCTAAGTGAG ATTGAACTTCGCGACGCAACATTGCTAGTTTTTGCCAATAAGCAAGACCTTCCAAATGCCATGAGTGTTTCAGAAATAACAGATAAACTCGGTTTGCATTCGCTTCGCCAGCGCCGCTG GTACATTCAGGCAACTTGTGCTCCATCTGGCCAAGGACTATACGAAGGGCTTGATTGGTTATCCAGTAACATATCCACCAAG tggtctAGACTCCTTCTGAGACAGCGTCCGACTTGTTCTTACGGAATGGAGCTGACGTCCGAGTTCTTTGTGATGAAGTGGGGGTG
- the LOC107627187 gene encoding microtubule-associated protein RP/EB family member 1C, whose amino-acid sequence MATNIGIMDSAYFVGRSEILTWINSTLQLSLSKVEEACSGAVHCQLMDAAHPGIVPMHKVNFDAKNEYEMIQNYKVLQDVFNKLKITKHIEVSKLVKGRPLDNLEFMQWMKRYCDSVNAGAHNYNPLERREVCKGGREGGKKSAQSQASTKASSAPKSHSSHPTRRNEVPSANAAASQAAKRPSSSGGPAYDEKITELKLSIDSLEKERDFYFAKLRDIEILCQTPEIERLPVVAAIQKILYDAGNDGTAMAEAQAMISSDHYEDAAGLSPIAEVSDERSASENQKRKNIVNPEFDAAGITTPRQRLSDISNVHCSESPLV is encoded by the exons atggcgACCAACATCGGCATCATGGATTCGGCTTACTTCGTCGGTAGATCTGAGATTCTTACATGGATCAACTCCACTCTCCAACTCAGTCTCTCCAAAGTTGAAGAG GCATGTTCGGGCGCGGTTCATTGCCAATTGATGGATGCGGCTCATCCAGGGATCGTGCCGATGCACAAGGTCAATTTCGATGCCAAGAACGAGTACGAAATGATACAGAACTACAAAGTTCTTCAAGACGTTTTCAACAAGCTCAAAATCACCAAG CACATTGAGGTTAGTAAGCTTGTGAAGGGACGCCCTCTCGATAATTTGGAGTTCATGCAATGGATGAAGCGATACTGTGATTCAGTCAATGCCGGCGCCCACAA TTATAATCCTCTTGAAAGGAGAGAGGTTTGCAAGGGAGGAAGAGAAGGTGGCAAGAAATCAGCACAATCACAAGCCTCCACCAAGGCTTCTTCAGCACCGAAATCTCACTCTTCTCATCCTACTCGAAGAAATGAAGTGCCATCTGCAAATGCTGCTGCAAGCCAAGCTGCAAAGAGGCCCTCTTCTTCTGGTGGCCCTGCTTATGACGAAAAg ATAACTGAGCTGAAGCTATCCATCGATAGCCTCGAGAAGGAGCGCGATTTCTACTTTGCAAAATTGAGGGATATTGAGATACTCTGCCAAACACCAGAGATAGAACGCTTACCG GTTGTTGCAGCAATACAGAAGATATTGTATGATGCTGGGAATGATGGAACAGCCATGGCCGAAGCTCAAGCTATGATTTCTTCTGATCACTACGAGGATGCTGCTGGATTGAGCCCCATCGCGGAGGTTTCAGACGAGAGAAGCGCTTCTGAAAACCAGAAGAGAAAGAATATTGTGAATCCAGAGTTTGATGCTGCTGGCATCACAACTCCGAGACAAAGGCTTTCGGACATTTCCAATGTTCACTGCAGCGAGTCACCTCTTGTATGA
- the LOC107627172 gene encoding ADP-ribosylation factor 1 isoform X1 — MGLMISRLFRMLYSKKEMRILMVGLDAAGKTTILYKLKLGEIVTTIPTIGFNVETVEYKNVSFTVWDVGGQDKIRPLWRHYFQNTQGLIFVVDSNDRERISEARDELHRMLSEIELRDATLLVFANKQDLPNAMSVSEITDKLGLHSLRQRRWYIQATCAPSGQGLYEGLDWLSSNISTKWSRLLLRQRPTCSYGMELTSEFFVMKWGCDRFKGSIRSCGQSV, encoded by the exons ATGGGTTTGATGATATCACGGCTATTCAGAATGCTGTATTCAAAGAAAGAAATGAGGATTCTCATGGTGGGTCTTGATGCTGCTGGCAAAACCACCATACTCTATAAGCTGAAACTTGGAGAAATTGTCACTACCATACCAACCATAG GTTTCAATGTTGAGACTGTTGAGTACAAGAATGTTAGCTTCACAGTTTGGGATGTTGGAGGACAAGACAAG ATTCGACCACTGTGGAGACATTATTTTCAGAACACACAAGGGCTTATCTTTGTGGTAGATAGCAATGACAGAGAAAGAATTTCTGAAGCCAGAGATGAACTCCATAGGATGCTAAGTGAG ATTGAACTTCGCGACGCAACATTGCTAGTTTTTGCCAATAAGCAAGACCTTCCAAATGCCATGAGTGTTTCAGAAATAACAGATAAACTCGGTTTGCATTCGCTTCGCCAGCGCCGCTG GTACATTCAGGCAACTTGTGCTCCATCTGGCCAAGGACTATACGAAGGGCTTGATTGGTTATCCAGTAACATATCCACCAAG tggtctAGACTCCTTCTGAGACAGCGTCCGACTTGTTCTTACGGAATGGAGCTGACGTCCGAGTTCTTTGTGATGAAGTGGGGGTG